Part of the Moraxella ovis genome is shown below.
GTCTCACACTTGCATTTGCCCGTTCAAAGTGGCTCAAACAACGTGCTGGCAGCGATGAAGCGCAACCACACCATCGATGTTTACATCAATCAAATCAGCAAATTAAAAGCGATCCGTCCCGACCTACACCTATCCTCCGACTTTATTATCGGCTTTCCAGGTGAGACGGATGCAGATTTTAATGACACGCTGCAGCTTGCCAAAGATTTGGATTTTGATCATTCTTATAGCTTTATCTACTCAAAGCGTCCTGGCACGCCTGCATCAGATCTGCCTGATGATGTCAGCCTAGACACCAAAAAAGCACGACTGGCCGCCTTCCAAGAAGTCATCAAAGACTCCACCTTTGCCAAGACGCGCGCCATGGTCGGTCAGACTGTACGCGTATTGGTCGAAGAGCACGCCAACCGCCGCGAAGGCTACCTTCATGGCACGGCAGACAACACCCGCTCTGTGATCTTCAAAGGCAGTGATGAGCTGCTGGGCAAATTTGTCAATATTCACGTGACACGCGCCATCAGCATGCATCTAGTGGAAGGTGAATTGGTTGAGATTTTGGATTAATCTGTCCAAAATCTCGCCTACAAAAGCCGTACATTCTAGCAAGATTTTAGCCTTATAAAATTTTTTAACTGTGTTACAATCAATCTATCGATAAGCAAAAAGCCTGTCGAAATCACACAGCCAACAAGGAGAAAATCATGCTAGGTGACATCGAATACAACATCAACGAACTATTCAAACAATTAGGACTAGAATGCTCTGACGAAGCAGTGGATGCCTTCATCAAGGCCAATCAGCTACCTGAAGAAGTAAAACTGGCGGAAGCACCATTTTGGACAGAGCAGCAGCGCGCTTTCTTAAAAGAAGAGTATAAGCTTGATGCGGTTTGGACAGGTCCAATTGATGAGCTAAATTCACGCCTGCACTCGGACAACATGCAAAACTAATGCAAAGTACAATATGAAGCGCAATAAAAGCACCCAATAGAGGTGCTTTTATTTTGGCATGATAGATTAATCAGACAATCTGGGCGCGCCAAGCCAATAAATCCGCAACATCTTTAGCGATGCCTGCTTTTAGCTCATCAAGATTGGCGTACTTTTTTTCGCCATGCAGATAGGTTAAGAACACCACTTTTAAGGTCATGCCATACAGATCAGCATTAAAATCAGGCAAGTGCACCTCAAGACGATAATCTGAGCCATTGACACTTGGGCGTGTGCCGACATTGACCGTACCGAATAGACTACCCGCTTGCATGCCTAATACACCACCGCCAAGCGCGGACAAATCAATTACTTTGCCTTCTTTATAAGCAAAAACATCCGCACCATAGATGCCATTGACGGCAGGCTTAAGGCGATTCAAACTAACATTCGCGGTGGCAAAATCAAGCGTTCGACCAATTTTATCACCATGAACTACCTCGCCTGTGATCGCATAATCTCGCCCAAGCAATGTCTTAGCCAGCGCGAGATTCTGCTCGGACAATGCCTCTCTGACCGCTGTCGAGCTGATACGAACATCATCGTTCAATACCGTTGATAGATGATCAATGCTAAACCCTGCCCGAATCAAAAAATCCGTATCACCCGTGCGATCATGACCAAAGCGAAAATCATCGCCAAGCACCAGATGCTGGGCGTTCAGCTTGCGCAAAAGCTCAGCAAAGGCATCTGCTGACAGCTGACGTAACTCATCATCAAATCGCGCCACGATCAGATAATCAACACCTAAGCCTGTCATGATTTCTGCTTTCTCAGGCAGGCTGGTTAAGCGCGGTGGTGGATCATCAGGGCAAAAAAACTCTCGAGGCTGCGGCTCGAACACCATCACCGCAGATGCCAGACCCTTTTGTTGTGCGTCTTTGATAAGCGCGCCAAGCATCGCCTGATGTCCTCGATGCACGCCATCGTAGTTGCCGATGGTAAGCGCCAAGGGTGGCAGGTTAGCAGGATTGGCGATATTTAGATCAATGACTTTCATAAAATGAGCGATACGCTGACAAAATGGCTATTTTAGCACATTTTGTCATGCTGATAACGGTCTTTGGCTTATTGTTTTTTCGCCATTGCATCGACGAACAGCGCCCCATCCTTCTTTGCGGCAACTTCTTGGGCGGTTTTTGCATTAACATCAAGCCCCTTTATGATGGGCAGGCTCATGACATCAATGCGTTTTTTGGTGGATAAACTGACGGGCACCATACGCGCGAACTCGAACAGGTGCAGCCACATCTCCTCGCCCACCTCGATCTCTTCTTCGTCATCTAGGCGAATGGAGGCGATCTGCGACAGATCTTTGATCACTTCGCGCTCTTCGGCGGTCAGGCTAACACCCGTCACACCGATGCCTGTAATATAGCCACCCGCCCAATCTTTTAGGGCAAGCACGCGCTCATACAGGTCATGCTCATCATCTGGCACCAGCGGCTCATAAGCATAGGCATCATCTTTGTCTTTAAGGGCGAAGCTGACATCCTCGCCATACTCAGTTAATAGCTCCAATGCCTTTTGATTTGGCACTGCAAAGCTAAGTTCTTCTAGCAGTCGAGTCCAGCCCTCTTCATCGGTCGCATGGCATGCTGTCATGACACCCGTCATGATGCCGTGCAGCTCACTGATCGACACATCAGACCAATCAGCAAACGCTGTCGACCAATCATCCCAACCTGACAAAAAATCACTCATAGTCATCTCCGATAAAATAACCCTATTTATGCCATCATTTTCAAAAAACACAAGGGCTGGGCGATGATTTTGAACATATTTCACGCAAATTCGCTCAATTAAAAGAAAAATTTGACAGCTGTGCGCACTGGCGTGATAATATGGGAGAAATATTTTTAAATTGCTCCGATGACTTACAAGGACACACCATGATCAGCCAACTTCAAGCACTTGAACAAACCATTTTAGAGATGAAAAAGCAGTACAACGTCACCGCAACCGAGCTTGCCAACCTAAAGCATAAGCTTGCCAATGACACCAGCCCTGCCATCATCAGCGATTTACAGCTTCGCCTTGAGAAAACCACCCAAGAGCTACACTCACAGACAGATCGCGCCAATTCTCTTGAGCAGTCTCGCAACGCCCTACAGGCTCAGATTGAAGAATTGGTTGAACAAAATCAATCTCTTAACACGCACAACCAAGAACTTAAAGACAAAAATGCACTTGCCATCTCGCGCGCCGAAATAATCCAAGAATGGCTAACTCGCATCGACAACCAACACTAAAATAACAGCAAATAAAAGGACATCGCCATGACAGACCAAATCCAAGACACGAACCCAAGCGAGCTAATCGTAAAAGACCAACCTGAATTTAAGCCTGTTCACATCAGCATCGCAGGCACGCCGCATCGCATCATCTGCCCTGCCAATGAAGTAAAGTCTCTTGAAGCAGCCGCTGAGAAGTTGAACGAAAAAATTCGCGACATCCGCCGTGAGATCAAAGGCAAAGCCCCTAATAACGAAGAGCTTCTAGTGCTCGTCTGTCTAGATCTATACGACCAAGTACAAACCTTAACTCAAGACGCTCATAACCGCAGACACGAGAATAATCAAGCGACCGCCCTGATCGATAAGATCAATAAAGACGCGCAGTCGATTTTAAGATAATCTCTTAACACACCCAAGCAGTCGCCAAGCTCCGACAAGATTCATCACTTGAACGAATCTTGTTGAGATTTGGCGATTTTTTTGATTATCAATAAAATCATATGCGTAAGATGTATTGACAAATTATTTCAATTTAGTTAAATTGAGACTTTAATTTGCGCCCTATGCGCATCTTATGCTGTGCCGAGACGCATTTGACGACGGCTTTATTTTTAGAGATTTTTAAAGGAAATCACCATGGCAATGACATTAAAAACTTTGGCATTATCAATGACGCTTGGTCTATCTGCTGCGCTGCTAACTGCATGTGGCGGCGATAAAGCCGAAACGAAAGCAGGTGATGCTGCTGCGGCCACAGCTGCTGATAAGCTAGAAACCAAATTCGTAACCGTTGGTACAGGCGGTGCATCTGGTCCTTATAACATCATTGGTACAGCGATGACCGAACAATATGCCAAAGCCTTTGGCGTGAATGCCAAAACCCAGACCACAGGCGCTTCAGTTGAGAACCTAAACCTACTGGCTCAAAAGAAACTAGAGATGGCATTCGTCATGAGCGATACGCTAAGCGATGCCGTTAATGGTCAAAATAGCTTCACCACCAAGATCGACAGCGTGTCTCAAGTGGCCAGCCTATACCCTAACTACGTACAAATCGTAGCATCGGGTGCATCAGGCATCACATCCATCGAAGACCTAAAAGGCAAGCGTGTGGCAGTTGGCGCTCAAGGCTCTGGCGCTGAAGTAGCAACTCGCGCCCTACTTGAAGGCTTTGGCATCACTTATAAAGACATCAAAGTCGATTATCTGGGCTATGCAGAAGCTGCCGACAGCCTAAAATCAGGCAAGCTGGATGCAGCATTCCTAACCAGTGGTCTGCCAAACTCATCACTCATGGAGCTAGAACAAGGCTTCGATTTACAGATCGTTAGCGTTCCTGCCGACAAACTGGCACAAATCGCTCAAACCAAGACTTTCTTTATCCCGATGGACATCCCAGCAGGCACTTATGGCAACGAAGCTGACGTACCGACCGCAGCCATCTTGAACGCTCTGGTGGTGCGCTCTGACATGAGCAATGACGACGTGTACAAGCTAACCAAATCATTCTTTGAAAACCTTGAAACACTAAAAAGCGCTCACCAAGCTGCTAACGACATCAGCATTGAGAACGCCCAAAACGGTCTTGTTGCACCGCTACACCCAGGTGCTAAACGCTACTATGATGAAGTCGCTAAATAACCATTACTCGATCATGGCAACTCATTACATTAAAGCAGCTGTCGTGATGGCAGCTGCTTTAATGGCGATTGGCATAACACTGCCAATCAAGCCAACCATTGTGATTCATGCACAGCCCATTCATTGCCAACTGCCTGATACCTTTGGTCTAAAATGGCGACACTCGGTCGAAAAACAGTATTGGCAAGAAGTATATCAACTACATTATCCTGATCTTATTTTAACCAAAACCTATCTACAGACCTTTGGTGCAGGTACGCCCAATCTTGGTGAACCGACACGCGCACCTGATGGCTATCTAGGACAGCTCGTCAACTTACCTATGGATGAACTTAATTGGCTTGTATCGCACAACATGCAAGGCGAGATTGTCATGGGCGATGCTGTAGAGGCACACTCCGCCATCATGCCAATTCATCAGATGGTAGAGGATCGCAGCGTGGTGAACATTCGCCCTGAGAGGCTCACCGCTTGGCAATACATCACTCTGCCGCGATGCAAAGCCATGACGAATGGTGCAAATGGTTAATTAGATACTGGATTAATGGGCAGCATTCATCACGCCAAGTTTAGGCATTATAAGACAGTCACTGGATTTTATCTATGAGTAACAACACGCCATCGCCTAAGGCGAATGCACAAGAGATTCTAGAAAAATACGATCGCGAATCGGTCACGCGTAATGGTCTTAGCAAGACCACCAATTACATCATCGCCGCCATCGCCATTGCTTATTCTATTTTTCACCTTTACATCACCTTTAACCCCCTGCCTGAGCTGATTCAGCGCTCTGTTCACGTTGCTGTGGGGGTGGGTCTGATTTTTCTTATCTATCCTGCCACCAAAAAATCAGTGCGCAATAAAGTCGTACTCATCGATTGGGCGTGGCTCATCGCATCATTTTCAACGGCAGGTTATTTGATTTGGCAATATCAAGACATCGTCACCGTGCGCGGTGGCATACCGAATCAGCTTGACATTATATTCTCAGCCATCACGGTGCTTGTCGTGTTAGAGAGCGCAAGACGCATCACCGGCTGGATTCTGCCGGCATTTGCACTGATATTCTTAGCATATCCATTTGTCAGTCACATGGACTTTATGCCCGATCGACTGCTGACCAGACCTTATGATCTGGGTGATATTTTTGGGCAATTATACCTAAAAACCGAAGGTCTGTACTCGACCGCCATCGGCGCCTCCGTGACTTTTATTTTTCTGTTTATCTTATTCGGTGCTTTCTTAGCACGTTCTGGCATGGGGCAGCTATTTAATGACTTGGCACTTGCTTTGGCAGGTCATAAGCAAGGCGGTCCTGCAAAAGTTGCAGTCATCTCAAGTGGCTTCATGGGCTCAATCAATGGCGCTGCGGTTGCTAACGTTGTCGGTACAGGTGCATTCACCATTCCGCTGATGAAGCGCGTGGGCTACAGCAAGGACTTTGCTGGCGCGGTTGAGGCCAGCGCCTCTGTCGGCGGGCAAATCCTACCGCCAATCATGGGCGCGGCTGCCTTCATCATGGCAGAGACCACAGGTGTCAAATACAGCACCATCGCCTTGGCGGCAGTATTGCCTGCACTGCTTTATTATCTAGGTGTCATCGCTCAGGTGCATTTTCGAGCAGGTAAAAACAACCTGCGCGGCATCCCAAAAGCTGACTTACCACGCGCCAAAGAAGTGCTAAAAGCTCGCGGTCACATGCTGCTGCCTATCGCCTTTTTGGTGTATTTACTGGCGAACAATGTGCCTGTTGGCTATGCTGCTGCCTACACGATCGGCGCAACGGTTGTCATCAGCTGGCTTCGCCCTGAGACGCGCATGGGGTTCTCCGACATCGTGGCGGCACTCGTAGATGGCGCGAAACAGTCGCTGTCTGTCATGGCGGCCTGTGCGGTGGTCGGCATCGTTATTGGTGTGGTTAACCTAACCAGCTTTGGCACGGTGATGACATCATCGATCGTAACTCTGGGCGCAGGTTCGCTATTTTTGACATTGCTATTGACCATGCTTGCCTCAATGGTGCTTGGCATGGGTCTACCGTCAATTCCTGCCTATATCATCACTGCAACGATGGCGGCGCCAGCTTTGGCAAGCTTTGAGGTGCCTGTGTTGGTAGCTCACATGTTTGTGTTCTACTTTGGCATCTTTGCTAACATCACTCCGCCTGTCGCTCTGGCAGCCTTTGCAGGTGCGGGCATCTCGGGTGGCGACCCGATGAAGACAGGTTGGCAGTCATTGAAACTTGCGCTAGCAGGCTTCATCGTGCCATTCATGTTCGTGTATAACCCCAACATGATGATGATCGATGTGGCAGATGCAGCAGTTACCGCCAAAGAATTTGCGATGCCTGCATGGCACGTCATTGCCACTGTGGTCGCGACCTCGATCGTTGGTGTATTGGCGTTATCAGCCGCTATTGAAGGCTATTTTAAGACCAATATGCCATCATGGCAGCGCATCGTACTAGCTGCAGGTGCATTCTGCCTAATCATTCCTGAGACCATGACTGACCTCATTGGTGTCGTCGTGGTTGTGCTGATGATCGGCCTGAATATCAAAATGTCAAAACGCGCAATCGCTTAACCAGCATAAAAACAAAAAGCCAAACTAAATAGTTTGGCTTTTTGTTTAGTGTCATCACAACATCCCACTAAACTGATGCTGATCGCCTGCGTGCCACAGCTGCGCAACCGTAGCGACCTGCCCACGCGAGTGCGTCTTACGACCTAGTAACAGCACCGCATCATGTGGCTGGATCTGTAGAGCAGCCGCTACCTGATCATCAGCATTGACAGCACTGATGGTATAGCTGCCATATTCCAGCGGCAAATTAGCAATCAGAAATTCACTCGTGTTCACCTGACTAAAATCCTGCTCAATGAACTCAGGCAAAAGCTCAGCATTCACCCAGCGCTCCTCATACTGCACAGGCGTATCATCCGCGAAGTGTAGAATCTTTACCTCGAAGATTGCCGGCTGATCGCCATCCAAGCCATCGGACATAAGTGCAAATTCATTTAATAATGCCGATCTTAGGTGGGATTCTATGTCAGCATGGCAGATGATGGATTTAGAAAGGACTTTGGCGGTATAACGTTTGCCCTGCTGCTCAATGTCATGAGCGATGTTGCGGATATTGACATAGGCTCGGTTGAATTTTTGCTGCGCGACGAAAGTCCCTGAACCTTGGCGACGCTCAAGCACTCGCTCATCAGTCAGCTCCTTTAAGGCGCGATTCACCGTCATGCGCGCCACACCGAACTCCTTCGTCAGCACCATCTCTGTTGGGATGGCTGAACCGACAACCCACTCCCCTGCGTGGATTCTGGTCAGAATGTCCTGTTTGATACGAAGATAAGCGGGTGTTTTGGCGGTCATGATTATCTACTGCTTAAAATATACATCATACTAAAAGCCTTTGGGTTATTCAATGAATTTAGCGCAAGTTTGAGAACTTAGGTCATACTTTGGTCACATTGTCTTTTTATAATCTTGTCACTTTCTTTTTATTATGGGTTTTTTATGAATCGATCTAAATTTGCTCGCAGTTTACTTCCTTTAATGCTACTTGGCAGCGCGTTCGCTCATGCCGACACCACCGTCAAAGTCCCAGCCATCTTGGCGGGTCATGCCATACAACCTGCGCAAACTTTCGTACAAGCACCAAAAGATGCACCCAATTCGCTCAGATACAGCGGCAAACACACCACCGCTAAACGCACCGAAGCGCTTGGCTCAATCATGGGTAAATCCGCCGGTCGTCCGACAGGCATCGCCCTTCCTTTTGATGATCAGCCCATCCAAGGTCATTCAGGCATTCAGCGTATGCCAGATGGGACTTTTTGGATTTTAACGGATAATGGTGCTGGCTCAAAAGCCAATTCGCCTGATTTTATGCTGCATTTGTCACAATACGACATTGATTTTAATGATGGTCAATTCCACAAAAAACAAACCATCTTCTTGCATGACCTCGACAAAAAAGTCCCGTTTCACATCACTAACGAGGCCACTCAGAGTCGCTATTTGACGGGTGCTGACTTTGACCCAGAGAGTTTTCAGATTATCGGCGATACCTTATGGATTGGTGATGAATTCGGCCCTTATCTGATTAAAGCGGACCTAACAGGCAAAGTGCTTGGAGTGTTTGAAAGTAAGCTTGGCGACACGCCATTAATCTCGCCAGATCATCACAGTGTTCGTACGCCTAACACCCCTAAGGACACCGTTAGCTTTAATGTCAAGCGCTCCAAAGGCTATGAAGGCATGGCAAGCGATGGCAAATATCTATACCCAATGCTCGAAGGCGTGCTATGGGACTCAGCAAGTCAAGAATACCAAAGCAAAGACGGAACGCCATATCTGAACATCCTACAATTCGACACACAGAAACAGTCGTGGACGGATAAGGTGTGGTATTACCCACTAGAAGATGCCGCTCATGCCATTGGTGATTTTAACATGATTGACGATGAGCGCGCCTTAGTCATCGAGCGTGACGATGGTGAAGGCGTCATTGAATACGCCTGCAAAGATGGCGCGGACAAGACGACTTGCTTTGACAAATTACCCAAATTCAAGCGAGTGTATCTGATCAAATTCAACGATGCTAATGCAGGTAATTTCGTCCAAAAATTAGGCTATGTTGATTTATTAGACATCAAAGACCCCAACAGCATCGCCAAGACACCACACAGCCAAGGTCGCTTCCAATTTCCATTCTTCACCATCGAGAATGTGGACATCGTCGATGGCGAGCATATCGTCGTTGGCAATGACAACAACCTACCCTTCTCAAGCAGTCGATCGCCCAACGTCGCTGATGACAACGAGCTCATACTGCTGCACGTACCAGAGCTTCTAAAACTAGGAAAATAACAACAAAAACCACTCAAAAATGAGTGGTTTTTAATTTGCATTTCTCTTACGATTAAAATTCAATTGAGCTATTTTCACCCAAACTATCAGCAATTTTTTCACCACCAACTGCCGCTGCGGTCATCTTGAACATATTTACAATGGCGTTTCCACTTAGCCAATATTGAGCGCCATTAGGAATAACTTTAATCAATTGAACGTTCTTATCATCTTTGCCGTTTTCAAAAAATGCATTGTAAACCACAGACCAAAGTTCTTCTAACTTAGCAGGATCATTAATCAATTGGGCTTTACCATTAATTGACAGGTAATCTTTGGCATTATTTGATGTATAAGCAAGGTTGACCTGTGGGTTATTTTTTATATCCTTAACGGTTTCGGTTCTAGCATCACCAATAAACCAAATTTCCTTTGTTTCTAAATTAAAATCACTGGTCGTCATTGGGCAAGCGTGCAGATGACCCTCTGAAGTCACTGTGGTTAGCATGGCAAATTTCACATCTTTTACCATGTCATTGATTGTTTTTAATTGTTCGTTACGATTTTGGTTGGTCATACTTATTTCCTTTTTGAGTTAAAACTGTGTTGTGATTGGTACAGCGCATCATTCACGCTAAATCTACTTTAGCAAAAGCAGCAGTCAATTAGGGTAATTTTATGTGAAGTTTGGTATTGGTTTGTAACTTTCCAAAATAGATTTTGAAGAGTTAAACGCCAATTCAGTCATTATAAAAATCATTCGCCTTAAACAACAAAGCAAGCAGCGCTGCATAACAAAAAATACTGATCAGCGCCAAATACATCAAATTCACCGCACTGCGCTCAGGGCTAACAAAGCCAGACAGTGGGTTAAAGCTCGCCGCCTGTCCCCAAAACACATAATTCACCAGCAGCTGTAAAACAAAACCAACAAGACAAATGCGCCCGAGCAAACGCTCAACCTGATGGGAATGCTTTCTTACGATGTACATTCCTGCCGTCAATACAATCGCATAAACCACCAAAGAAATCAGATAAATCATCGCACACCCTTTTAAATGTTACATATTTAGCAATAATTATAAGGTATTTTAATGTAGCGGTTAAGTATTTTTGCTGGGTTTTTTCAGTCATTTTATGATGGAGTGTTGGGAAAACACCAAAAATACGCTACACTATCCAAAAACATCCTTCCTCCATTCTCATGCCAAAAATTTACTTCACCATTCTAATTCTAAGCTTAATATTTAGCATTCGCGCCGCCCATTCGCTGACATTAATACAAACACACCCAAGCGATCCGACCGCCTTCACGCAAGGGTTTGAATACATGGGCGATGATCGGGCAGTCTTGGCGACAGGGCTGTATGGGCGGTCCAGCATTGGCATTCTGAATGTCAAGACAGGCGAATACACCATCAAGGACACCCTGCCGCGGGCATTTTTTGGCGAAGGCATCACGCAGACCCCTTATGGGATTTGGCAATTAACTTGGCGAGAGAACGTCGCTTTTTTACGAGATGCTGATGATTTTGCCATCGTAGACACCGCCTATTACGGCGGCAAAGGTTGGGGGCTCGCCTATCGCGCTGATCAAGACATTATCTATATGTCAAATGGCTCATCGACGATCACAGTACGAGACGCCAAAACCTTTAAAATAAAATCACGCATCAACGTCCGCCATCAAGGCGCGAACATCGACCAATTAAACGAGCTTGAATTTGCCAACGGCTTTATCTATGCCAATATCTGGCAAAGCAATCTGATCGCCAAGATCGACCCTAATACTGGTAAAGTCGTTAAATTTTATAACCTTAGCGACCTATTGGCGAATGCCAACATCAGCAACCACGACCGTCAAAACATGGACGTGCTCAACGGCATCGCCCACATTGAGGGTAATCGCTTCTATGTCACAGGGAAATTTTACCCGATGATATTTGAAGTGACACTTGATTAGCCAATAAAAAAGCAGACCGTGAAGTCTGCTTTTTTGGTTAGGTTGATTAATTTAACCGTAGCTTATCAAACGTCAATACCCCATTTTCTACCCCCACCGAAATGGTATCGCCTGCGACAAACTCGCCTGCTAGGAGTTTTTGAGCAAGGGGATTTTCAATCTCTTGGACAATGGCACGTTTGAGCGGTCTTGCCCCAAACACAGGGTCGTACCCCACCGACACCAGCTCATTCATCGCTTCATCTGATAAGACAAGCCCTAGCTCACGCTCTTTTAGTCTGGCTCTTAGGCGGTCAAGCTGAATGCTGGCAATGCCTGCCATTTGCGATTGCCCAAGCGGGTGAAAGACCACAATCTCATCAATACGGTTGATAAACTCGGGGCGAAAATGAGCGTTCACCGACTCCATGACCGCCGATTTTATCTCTTCGTAGTCGCCCCCTGCCATGTCAAAGATTTTATGACTGCCAAGGTTTGATGTCATGATAATCACGGTGTTTTTAAAGTCCACCACACGCCCCTGAGAGTCAGTCAAACGCCCGTCATCTAAGACTTGTAGCAGGATATTAAAGACATCAGGGTGAGCCTTTTCCACTTCGTCAAATAGCACCACGCTATACGGCTTACGGCGAACCGCTTCGGTCAAAACACCCCCTTCTTCATAGCCAACATAGCCGGGAGGAGCTCCCACCAGACGGCTTACGCTATGCTTTTCCATAAACTCGCTCATGTCAATTCGCACCATGGCCGTCTCGTCATCAAACAAGAAATTGGCAAGCGATTTGGTAAGCTCAGTTTTACCCACGCCTGTCGGCCCTAAAAATAGGAACGAACCACTAGGGCGATTGGGGTCGGACAGCCCTGCACGGCTACGGCGAACGGCATTGGCAACCGATTTGACCGCTTCGTCTTGACCGACCACACGCTCATGCAAAATCGTCTCCATGCCAAGCATCTTATCACGCTCGCCTTGCATCATCTTGGCAACAGGAATGCCTGTGGCAGCCGACACCACTTCGGCAATCTCATTGTCCGTTACCTTGTTTCTTAGGAGCTTTGGCGTGCCTGTGTCATCATGCTGTTCATCGGCAAGCTGTTTTTGCAAATTAGGAATAATCTCATATTGCAAACGACCTGCCTGCTCCCAGTTGCTCTCACGTTGGGCTTTTTCTAGGGCAATGCGTGCCTTATCAAGCTCAATCTGGGCGTGCTTGGTGCCTTCTACTAGGGCTTTTTCGGCTTTCCAAAT
Proteins encoded:
- a CDS encoding pyridoxamine 5'-phosphate oxidase family protein; this encodes MTNQNRNEQLKTINDMVKDVKFAMLTTVTSEGHLHACPMTTSDFNLETKEIWFIGDARTETVKDIKNNPQVNLAYTSNNAKDYLSINGKAQLINDPAKLEELWSVVYNAFFENGKDDKNVQLIKVIPNGAQYWLSGNAIVNMFKMTAAAVGGEKIADSLGENSSIEF
- a CDS encoding glutaminyl-peptide cyclotransferase, whose product is MPKIYFTILILSLIFSIRAAHSLTLIQTHPSDPTAFTQGFEYMGDDRAVLATGLYGRSSIGILNVKTGEYTIKDTLPRAFFGEGITQTPYGIWQLTWRENVAFLRDADDFAIVDTAYYGGKGWGLAYRADQDIIYMSNGSSTITVRDAKTFKIKSRINVRHQGANIDQLNELEFANGFIYANIWQSNLIAKIDPNTGKVVKFYNLSDLLANANISNHDRQNMDVLNGIAHIEGNRFYVTGKFYPMIFEVTLD